The sequence CATACAGCAATTTTCCGAATTGAGAGACCCTCTTCATGCCACATCTTCCAAGCTTCAAACTTTGCTGGCGTTaacttttttggttggttggATACTGGATAGACTTTTCTTGTAAAAGCTGTTTGTACAGTTGCCTCTCCATCCAACGTAAGATTTAGTCCTTGTGATAGATCCCGGATGATACGCAGAAAATTGTTTCCATGTGCCACTACAAGGTGCTACAACATATATAAAGTTGACATTTAGCcttcatatatattagaaAAAGTTGAAAGAGCAGGAAAagttaaatgaaaaaaaagggtgttccttttatattttttctcgGATGAAGTCATTGAATcttcaattatatataaaaattgcAGGATGCACTAAGCTATGACTAGGTGGAATGAGAGCCCAACCAACTGTTTGTTCCGTGAAGGAAACAGAACCAGGATATTGTTAAGGACCAGCAGAAGTTTAGTGCATATTATGTACTCTCTTGCTTAGAAGTACAACACTTCTCTACATTTGATCTGCTTTTGAGGCATTTGAAAAACATTCAGgcatttacaaaattcaactCTTGCCGAAAGAATGCTTCTAGTATTGAATTGAACCATGCATTAAAGCGTGTGTAGAAATTCCATGTTACTCCAGTAAGATTATTTAATATACTGTGagtttataattattattatttgccTTGGCAAGGCACTGTAGTGTTCAAACCTGCCCAAAAACTTTTGGCTAGTTAGTTGTGCCCATGTCCAGTAAATATTCCGGATAGCACTAGAAGCCATAAGTAAAAGTGTGGCAGAACTGAAAAGACGTATCAGTCTCCAAACCTGTTTCACATAAATGTGAAACTTTGATAATGTATCAAAACCTCATAGTTAAGAATTtgcaattttgaaaagaaattgtTTAACTACGAGGGCTTAATTAGTTTGCTACTCAAAGCTAAGATCCTGGTTAAGAAATGATTTGCTATCGCACTGGTGATAGTCATATATACAGAAAGCTTTGCTATTGCCCCCTACAAGACATACCTGATTGACACCATCAATGTTTGCCAACCTTGCTTTGGTAGATGGTCTTGTTAAAGCAATTTTTTTGATAGTTTGATCACCACAAATAGCATATCtgcaaagagaaaaatatggATGAAACTCAATgtttggtttaaaaaaaaaaaaaaaaagctttctAGACaaattattgaataaattatttaGATTGGTCGCCTTGATTATATAACTAAAAAGAGATCCTACGCTGCAGTTCCAATGGCTCTTGCAagcttccttctctcttctagAAGCAGGTGGTAGAGTTGTTTCTCAGCCTGAGAGCAATAAAAATGCATAAAGAAGGTAAAAGTATGAATGaccaaataataaaacagAGAGATGCAAAACAAACATGTGAAAGAAAAACTTCGGACCCACATTTATCAATATGCCAAGAGCAACCATAACAACTTTATGTTGTTTTTCAAGTACACATGCCTCACTGGTTCAGTCATCTAAATTTTTCTGGCAACGTTTCAAAGGAAGCtgaaggaaaggaaaaactaCTGAATAAAAAGGACAAGGATGATTTACTAGATTTGTCGAGAAAAGAGATCATATTTTTAACTTTCCATGGTTATAGCGTGTTTGTTAAGGCatgcaaaacaagaaacttttttgGGCAGATCTGATGCCAACATTTTCTCAATGACTCAATTTATACAGTCAAGGATGACAACAGACAACGATGAAAAGATCAAATATTTGAGGTGAATGAACATAATAGTGCTGAAATTACCAACCTCTGAAAATCCTTCACATTCCACAGTAGCCAAACTTTTAATTTCTCCAACTTCACCTGAGGCATGTTTATTGTCCTCATCATCTACCATTTCACTGGTCACTGGCAAGATTAGGGGTGCTTGATGATCAGGCCCAGCAGAACTAAGAAATCGGTACCCTTTTGGACTAACACTGATgcatgagaaaaaaaattctatcaaattttttttgagttttgtaaaagtaattttaaaaaaagagaaaggaacATATTATCGATGACAGAGAAGTGTCATTTTCTGATGGCATCCAATATCATTAAAAAGCATAGACTTGGAAAATAATCATTATAAAGTTTTACGTTTTACAAAAACAGTATAAATGAGAGAACACTGTACCTTACAGTTCTGTATATGTCATTTACTGTTTCCATCAAATAACCTGTATTATGCAGAGAAATTAAATTCCATTTAGGGCAAGAACTGAATACATGAAGCCTCAACATATAAATCAGATGAATAATCAATGACAATGAACTTATGTAGTTAATAAAACAAACTGCTTATTTCTCAGTCTCACTACTTATCAGTTGTAACTACATAGCTAAGACTTCTAAAAATTCTACAGATGCATAGTGAATGAAATTAAATCCATCAATAGATATATGTATGTCCTAGTAAAAGCTATATCACACCCTTTGCAAGCTAAAACAATCCAAATACCAATGATTCTGAGGGATGTGAAATTGTCACCTCAATGTAATGGTAAAGAGGATAGCGCTAACCTAGTAAACTCTTATTTAAATGATATATGAGGTATCAAGTTTCAAAACATGTCAGTCATACAACCCAGACTCTACATTTTATGGAGCAAAAGTGTAACAAAACTTTCAACTGAATGACAAAATAACCCAATGGAACTCACCAAGGGTACAGTAATAAACAGATATATGGAAGGCAGAACCCACTAATCTGAACCTGGTTCCACATTCTACTGGTAGAAAGTTCATGTCAAGCTACAATCCTAGGCAATGTGCCCATTACATCGTTAACACCCAATAGTCCAACTTATAAAACTACCCCTAGACGTAACACATAAGAATTGGTGAATTTCTTAAGCATTCATACGACTAAAGTATTAAAAAGTCAAACATTATACTTAGAGCAATGAGACCCATTGATAGAGTATTAATAATTTGTAAAGATCTTGTTGTGCATTAATTACAGTTCACTATAATTGAGAAGTGTGTCCTCATATACCAGATGAAATTAATTGGTAACCAAGTGCTTTCCACCAATTTGAAGAATAGTCCTTCCCAAGTCCATGTAGTGGAAGCTTGTCATATTGGggatcaataattttttttgcctgTATGCCATAGGGAAAAGTCACTATCATCAGTAACACAACAACCACGcaaaagttgaaaaagaaacaggaaatgaaaaataatgggAGCTTTCAGAGAGAACAGAGGTTGACAGAAGCTAATTGTATACAACTGTGACAATTAAACCAGACTTCAGCAATGCCTATCAAACACTACAAACTTCCActcctattttattttatttttttttaataacaaagaAGTTACAATTGTCAGCTACTGTCACTCACATAACTCGATCACTAGCAAAAACATAAGTTTCTCCTTCTCCGAGCTTCTCttttttatctattttttttgggtggcaGAGTTGAGGAAATATCTTAGATAGGAATGAGACCATGAGATCAAAGGCCAAAGCAAAATTTATCCATACTAAAGCATTTTCAACTCTTTGAACTCCTGGATCATTGAAAGCTAAACATTTACATTTGAGATTCTTGATTTAAGCCACTAAAagtaacaaatgaaaaagacCAAAAGCCAATCAAAAAGAAGGAATGAACTAATTATGCACCTTTATCAATGATAAACATAtgtttcaaaataaaaacagataaAAACTTACTCGAGAGCCACGAAGAATGTCTACAGGCATATTGAGACCCCATTTACTCCCACATGATTGAATGCAGGCCATTAGAAGAAATGCTTCTCTAGACATGTCCCGCTCCCTCTTTGAGGAAATGCAGTTATCACAAGTGCCTACAAGAACAATTCAATCAATCACATAATAATTGGTTCAATTTAAGCTGAAAGCTTATTTATAGTGGAATACTGATATGATGCTATAGCTGtaaaacaattattttttattttaatattgtaGCTTAAAAACATTTTGAGAAACAACTTAAACGACAATTAAACTATCAAGCTATCAAGCAGTCCAATCATGTTGCACATGAAATTTTATCATTGCTGCCATGTCCACCACCAGCATGTTCTACTAATTTagtaataagaaaaaaggtcCAGAATTTTCCCTAACAAAGAAATCCCTAGCATCAAAAGCTAGCAGTGAGTAAATTAGGCAGATGATCGGACTATAACACATGAATACAAGTTGAAACCTAAACATTGATATTTAAGGAGACTTGAACACAttcattttaataaataaagaagaccCATACCACATTTATCAGCTGAAACTTTCTCCCCAAAGTGACCAAGCAAGAACTTCCTTCGGCAAGTTGTCAGTAAACAATACTGTTGTGCTGCCATCAATGACTCAACGACAGCTCTACGTTGACTTTCCTGGCAATTAGCAGTCAAAAACCATGGGGGCAGTGAAATGGATTCAAACACAAGCTTAACAGCAAAAACATGCCAAAAAGAAAGCCACTTTCAAATGAAATTAACCAACAAATTCAGTTACATAACTTGGTCATGTATTgcattaaagaaaatttgggaaaatattaaagaaaatctTCGAAACATATTTAGCGACATCCTACAAGAGAAATGACAGAAACACTTACTGTTTGTAACTCTCCAACATAAAAGTCAGATTTTGCAAAGTCACTTCTAGTGTAATAAAGCCAGCAAACAGACGCCACACCATCTCTGCCGCAGCGTCCACTTTCCTGGTAATAGGACTCCAAACTCTTTGGGCACCCATAATGTATCACTTGCCTTATGTTTGGCTTATCAATACCCATGCCAAAAGCAATTGTAGCAACCATGACATCTAATTCATCTCTTATAAATAATCTGATGAAAATGAATAATAAGCATACTCAGTTTAATAAGCATCATGTCAAGTCTGCTGCAATGCAAGGTTAAGAAAGGCAAGGGTGCTGTAGTCAACAATTACACTAATAGCACATGAAGCAACTATAATTGCTACTCTAAATACACATGGAATATAAGTGATAACCTATGGGACTCTGCACGAGCCTTACTGTCCATTTGACCATGATAGGTTCCAACCTTAATACCTAGCTCCTTGAGTGACTTGAATACCTGGTGAAGATAAGGTGATGAAAAACATTATAGGACATATAAACCAATTCTTTAACAAATTACATTCATGAATAAAACAAGACATTGATATAACTTACCAGAAACATGACACATCATGAACTATAAGTAACATAGATATAGTACATACATAAAGATAAGTATGTCAATAGGTGGTAATCGTTTAACTATAAAATGTCGGGACAATGAAACATGGCTGAGTTGGTaagaatttatcatattttagatttcatacTTAAAATTCgaaattaagtttatgatataGAGCCTTCTTATAATGAAACTCCacacattttaaaattttgatctATTAATAGGAAGATATTAAGAAAACCCTCCTTAAAATCTTTTAGTTAACCATGAATCTAACTTGATTTCATGCGTTAGGAACACCTGGTAGGTTATATGTGCTATCCCATGTTATACTTGGATAGTTGGACCAAATAACATTGCTTCAAAAAGGGACTTGGAAAACTTTGAAGTGTCCATGTAGCGTTAGGTCTACCAAAAGAGGCATCCCTGACTTAGCTAGATAATTAGAATGAGTCTCCAGTTCAACCGAACTAACTGCACTAGCTTTGTCCTAAATAGTACAATCATCCTGACTTGGTTTCTggaaataattaaacaaaacactGTAAACTAAAATGAATTCATGCTCAATATATCAAAATATGGAAATGTCAGTTAagtattatctttttctttttgagtcCTATGCTTCTTGGATAATTGACAATTAACCATTCTTGGGGACCATTTCAGGATACGCTTATTCCGTACACATGTCAAGTATAATATAAAGCAGATAAAGAATGTACCTGCTCAACATCTTTAATTGTTGTGCAGTAAATGATAGTTGAACCATCTCTGCGTACAAATTTTGAAACTTCTTGCACTAGCTCATGAACAAATGATTGACCACGATTGAATGACTTGACACCATAAAACAGATTTGGACGATCAAATGAGCCTATGGTAACGTATGGGTTTTGCATCTTCAAGGAATTAACAATGTCCGTTCGAACCCTGGAATAGTTAAAACCAGAGAAGATGAACCATTGTAGTCTTCCTAACAGAAAAGCCTTAAAAGCAAACTAATGTCAATGGCGAAGAGAATCCAGGTGCAGGATTATTATAGTTTTCACCAATTGGAAAGAGAGTATagtcaaatatatattaagttACAAAAGATCATAAGAGTAAGGgccaagtaacaaaaaaaattcatctgCCATTATTCCCTTGGCTCTAGTAAATTGCAAAAACATCATAAGAGACCAGTTCACTTCCTAGTTCATACATTTGTTCTGCTAACTTACGAAGTTCCCAGGGTCAGCAGaattaaagaaacaagaagGAGACCAAGAAAAGAAGACACAGATTTCTGTTATGATATATGGTATCGAAAGCAGATAATACAAACTTGCTACGGCAATAGTGTGTTGTAAGTTTTATTGCTTGAATTCTGAGGATGTTAAGTAAAATGAAGCAATACTCGAATCGAAAAGCAAGAGTTGATAAGAACATTAGAAgcccacagagagagagagagagaaacctaCTTTTCAGTAGCAGTCGCAGTCAAGGCAATAAATGGAACATCAACAAGAATGCCACGTAACTTGTCTAATTTCTTGTATTCCACCCTGTAGAGCGCCAAAGAGAAATCCTCAGAAGATGATTATTACAAGGAACAAAtataggaaaaagaaacaataaacATTATACTAGGTAAAGAGCAAAAGTGCACGGAATTCAGGTAAATGATCAATAAGTGGAGAGCATTATTATTTGTAGTTTGTACCAAGTTCACAAGAAATTTAGGTAAATGATTAATCGGTAGAGAGAGAGctatttgaaaatattatagAGATGGCAACCTGGCACTACAGGCTCAATAACATTAAGGTAATTGTGGGCATAAAATAAATCATTACAAGGAACAAAGTCAACACATGAACCTCTAGGAGATGAGCAAAAAGACACTTTTTTCAAGGAAGGCATGCATTAAAATAGTAAGTTGGGAACAAGAAACTAGCCCTAGTGCAAGCACCCAAAAGACCAGGCAACTTCAGCTGAAAACTGACATAGGATCAGAATAGGGAACTAAATTTGTTGATCTCAATCCCATTCCTAGCAAGACAGGTTGCAGGATTATATCACAAGGATGACCATGTAGTCAAATAACTGAGACTGATACCAAAACAAGTTTCACAGGCCAGAGGCCCAGAGTTCATAAACTAAGTCTACAAAAATCAAGCTATTAAGATTTACTATAGAAAGAAGCAATAAAAATCAAACCTGAAATCATGGCCCCACTCCGATATGCAATGTGCTTCATCAACAGCaaacaaacagattccaacaCTAAGCAATTTTGACCAGAAACTGCAAAGAAGACATAAGATTCAGGATACCAATTTCTGTAAGAAAACAAATGCTAGAATATAACATTGACGTCATAATGTCCACTATAATGCTTCCGAGTGTCAATAAAAATCTTGATAATGGAAAAACTATAAAGTTTTCATCCAAAATCATACACACACTCATGGGAAGAAATTTCAAACTGGTAAACGGCAAGTAATAAAAGTAGTAAAGTACCTGGCAGGAATCAAACATGCCTTTTCTGGGGTCATgtacaaaatatcaaattgaCCACTTTCAGCTCTGTTCTGGACAGTGGAATCTGTTTGACTACTTCCCATAAACTCAGCTCTGATTCCTCGTTGTTTCAAAGACattacctttaaaaaaaaaaaatttaaaagtttaaGATGACATGCAATTACTAATTACTAAGTTTGAACATAAACAGAAGTAAAGCGACATGATTATTAGGCACtaatcaacaacaacaacaacaaaagcaacaagCTTAGTTCACCTGATCCTGCATTAAGGATATAAGAGGGCTCACAACCACACCAGTCTTTCCAACAACCAAAGGAGGCACTTGATAGCTGTCAAAAATCAACCCAATAAATCTAACAGTTCTGAAAGCCTACTAAAACGATAGAGAAAAAGGAGGAGGCTTTACCACAAGGACTTGCCGCTTCCAGTGGCCATGACAATCAATGAGTCGTTTCCCTCTATGATTTTATCTATCACGTCCTTTTGGTATGGCCGAAATGAAGAAAACCCAAAGTATTGCTatacacaaaaaacaaaaattgaaaaactacaaaatgactaaaattgaattttccttttaaagattaaaaaaggaagaagaagataagcTCGTCACCTTGAGAACGGCCTGCATGGACTgcatttttatcattttatcaGCTTTTCCGTTTGAGACGATTAGTGTAGTTCAGGACCAGGGAGAAAGAAAtgctttttgagtttttgagcttttttttttggcgtTTGAGGTTTTGAGGGCATTAAGTAGATAATATATGTGGCCTcaaaattaattgattaaaGCAATTACCAGTACAGTGCC comes from Prunus dulcis chromosome 6, ALMONDv2, whole genome shotgun sequence and encodes:
- the LOC117630762 gene encoding ATP-dependent DNA helicase RecQ-like, which translates into the protein MIKMQSMQAVLKQYFGFSSFRPYQKDVIDKIIEGNDSLIVMATGSGKSLCYQVPPLVVGKTGVVVSPLISLMQDQVMSLKQRGIRAEFMGSSQTDSTVQNRAESGQFDILYMTPEKACLIPASFWSKLLSVGICLFAVDEAHCISEWGHDFRVEYKKLDKLRGILVDVPFIALTATATEKVRTDIVNSLKMQNPYVTIGSFDRPNLFYGVKSFNRGQSFVHELVQEVSKFVRRDGSTIIYCTTIKDVEQVFKSLKELGIKVGTYHGQMDSKARAESHRLFIRDELDVMVATIAFGMGIDKPNIRQVIHYGCPKSLESYYQESGRCGRDGVASVCWLYYTRSDFAKSDFYVGELQTESQRRAVVESLMAAQQYCLLTTCRRKFLLGHFGEKVSADKCGTCDNCISSKRERDMSREAFLLMACIQSCGSKWGLNMPVDILRGSRAKKIIDPQYDKLPLHGLGKDYSSNWWKALGYQLISSGYLMETVNDIYRTVSVSPKGYRFLSSAGPDHQAPLILPVTSEMVDDEDNKHASGEVGEIKSLATVECEGFSEAEKQLYHLLLEERRKLARAIGTAAYAICGDQTIKKIALTRPSTKARLANIDGVNQHLVVAHGNNFLRIIRDLSQGLNLTLDGEATVQTAFTRKVYPVSNQPKKLTPAKFEAWKMWHEEGLSIRKIANFPGRPAPIKEQTVHEYLMEAAQEGCEIDWIRLCDEVGLTRKIFSDIQCAISKVGSSEKLKPIKEELPEDISYGHIKTCLAVQKYGISLDVIPSNLHNAQKAGQLLNKETESSPCSTRTSPMEGPCEAETLVQNSVATLGENEETASVPLTWGQTVKLPKVHFEDALSKKRQKLSSPDDGNSIALKATESSLFNWLKNKDGVTLAEILEHFNGSEEKSVIDLLSCLEGDFLIYRKNNMYMII